The Manihot esculenta cultivar AM560-2 chromosome 1, M.esculenta_v8, whole genome shotgun sequence genome has a window encoding:
- the LOC110620145 gene encoding pentatricopeptide repeat-containing protein At3g63370, chloroplastic, with the protein MNLQSYSARHLQFSCQFSAMAASISHFNFPLLNSTTKPHVKHYPPLNIPKFSPSPARIPFSKEKCKQSTLRYAFSSFTDLLTGHGNLLLFNLDHVYGPLLELCASEKALLQGQQIHAHIIKSNVARISVFLSTKLVFMYGKCGSVLHAKRVFDKMCERTIFTRNAMLGSYVSNGEPLQALEMYREMRCLGVPFDSYTFPYLLKACATVQDLRCGAEIHGLAIKCGNDSIVYVANSLVTMYAKCNDLNGARKLFDRMNDRSDVVSWNSMISAYSGNGCCIEALGLFREIHKAAVATNAYTLVAVLQACEDYSSMKLGMEIHAAILKSRQLLDVYVANALLAMYFRFGKMAEAAVIFDDLDDKDIVTWNSMLTGFIQNGLYNEALQFFHDLQDAGLKPDQVSVINIIVASGRLGYLLNGREIHAYAIKNGFAYNVLVGNTLIDMYAKCCCMIYAGRAFHKIPNKDFISWTTIITGYAQNNCHIEALELFREVQMEGMDVDAMMMGSVLLACGGLKCLILVKEIHGYIIRRGLSDPVLQNTIISAYGECGTVDYMSRMFESIECKDIVSWTSMISSYVHNGLANEALEVFYSFKEATLEPDSIILVSLLSAVASLSTLKKGKEIHGFIIRKGLISEKTTVNALVDMYARCGSLDNACKIFISTRNKSLVLWTAMINAYGMHGHGEAAVELFTRMKGEKLIPDHITFLAILYACSHSGLINEGKRFIEIMENDYQLEPWAEHYACLVDLLGRTNHIEEAYQFVKSMPIASTPEVWCALLGACRVHSNKEIGEIAAQKLLDMDIDNPGNYALVSNVFAASGRWKDVQKVRMKMKGIGLKKNPGCSWIEVGNKVHTFLARDRSHPECDKIYQKLAQITEKLEREGGYVAQTKFVLHNVGEEEKVHMLYEHSERLAIAYGLLSTAKGTPIRITKNLRVCGDCHTFCKLVSKLFVRKLIVRDASRFHHFEDGACFCGDFW; encoded by the coding sequence ATGAATTTACAGTCTTattctgcgcgccaccttcaaTTCTCATGCCAGTTCTCTGCGATGGCTGCTTCAATTTCACACTTTAACTTTCCCCTCCTCAATTCTACCACAAAACCCCATGTTAAACATTACCCACCTCTCAACATTCCTAAATTCTCTCCGTCCCCTGCCAGAATCCCTTTTTCTAAAGAGAAATGCAAGCAGTCAACTCTCCGTTATGCGTTTAGCTCATTTACCGATTTGTTAACTGGACATGGTAACTTGCTTCTTTTTAATCTTGATCATGTTTATGGCCCACTCCTCGAGCTGTGTGCATCCGAGAAGGCTCTGTTACAAGGCCAACAAATTCATGCCCATATCATTAAATCTAATGTAGCGCGTATTTCTGTTTTCTTGAGCACTAAGCTTGTGTTCATGTATGGCAAGTGCGGTTCTGTTCTGCATGCGAAAAGGGTGTTCGATAAAATGTGTGAAAGAACTATTTTTACGCGGAACGCTATGTTGGGTTCTTACGTTTCAAATGGGGAACCCTTGCAAGCTCTTGAAATGTATAGGGAAATGCGGTGTTTGGGTGTTCCTTTTGATTCGTACacttttccttatttgcttaAAGCGTGTGCCACAGTTCAAGATCTTCGTTGTGGGGCTGAGATCCATGGTCTAGCTATTAAATGCGGGAATGATTCTATTGTTTACGTGGCTAATTCTCTTGTTACCATGTACGCAAAGTGCAATGATCTAAACGGCGCAAGGAAATTGTTCGACAGAATGAACGATAGAAGTGATGTTGTGTCATGGAATTCTATGATTTCTGCATATTCTGGGAATGGGTGTTGCATAGAAGCACTAGGACTCTTTAGAGAAATTCATAAGGCTGCTGTTGCTACAAATGCTTATACTCTTGTTGCTGTTCTTCAGGCATGTGAGGATTACTCTTCTATGAAACTGGGTATGGAAATACATGCTGCTATCCTGAAATCAAGACAATTGCTTGACGTTTATGTGGCTAATGCCTTGCTAGCTATGTATTTTAGATTTGGCAAAATGGCTGAGGCTGCAGTAATTTTTGATGACTTGGACGACAAGGACATTGTCACATGGAATTCCATGCTCACGGGCTTCATCCAAAATGGTCTCTACAATGAAGCTTTGCAATTCTTCCATGATTTGCAGGATGCTGGTTTGAAACCTGACCAGGTTTCCGTAATAAACATTATTGTGGCATCTGGGAGATTGGGTTATCTATTGAATGGAAGGGAAATTCATGCTTATGCAATAAAGAACGGGTTTGCTTATAATGTACTGGTTGGGAATACACTTATAGATATGTATGCAAAGTGTTGTTGCATGATTTATGCTGGCCGTGCATTTCATAAGATTCCCAATAAAGATTTTATTTCTTGGACTACTATTATAACTGGGTATGCTCAAAACAATTGTCACATTGAGGCCTTAGAATTGTTTAGAGAAGTGCAAATGGAAGGGATGGATGTTGATGCAATGATGATGGGAAGCGTATTGCTGGCATGTGGTGGACTGAAATGCTTGATACTGGTAAAAGAAATCCATGGTTACATTATAAGGCGAGGTCTATCTGATCCAGTTCTGCAGAACACAATAATTAGTGCATATGGAGAGTGTGGTACTGTTGACTACATGTCTCGAATGTTTGAGTCAATTGAATGTAAAGATATTGTGTCATGGACGAGCATGATATCGTCTTATGTCCATAATGGGCTTGCAAATGAAGCTCTTGAAGTCTTTTACTCATTCAAAGAAGCTACTCTTGAACCAGATTCTATAATTCTAGTAAGCTTACTCTCTGCTGTTGCCAGTTTATCAACCTTGAAGAAAGGAAAAGAGATTCATGGTTTCATAATCCGGAAGGGTTTGATATCAGAAAAAACTACAGTGAATGCTCTTGTGGATATGTATGCTCGCTGTGGAAGTCTAGATAATGCATGTAAGATATTTATTAGTACtagaaataaaagtttagttCTTTGGACTGCTATGATCAATGCATATGGAATGCATGGCCATGGTGAAGCAGCTGTTGAATTATTCACGAGAATGAAGGGTGAAAAATTAATTCCTGATCATATCACCTTTCTAGCAATTCTTTATGCATGCAGTCATTCAGGATTGATTAATGAAGGAAAAAGATTTATTGAAATTATGGAGAATGATTATCAGTTGGAGCCATGGGCAGAACATTATGCCTGTTTGGTTGATCTTCTTGGACGTACAAATCACATAGAAGAGGCATACCAATTTGTTAAAAGTATGCCGATTGCATCTACTCCTGAAGTTTGGTGTGCACTTCTTGGGGCTTGCCGAGTTCATTCTAATAAGGAAATCGGAGAAATTGCAGCACAGAAGCTCTTAGATATGGATATAGATAATCCTGGAAATTATGCACTTGTATCCAATGTCTTTGCAGCTAGTGGCAGATGGAAAGATGTCCAAAAAGTTAGAATGAAAATGAAGGGAATTGGATTGAAGAAAAACCCTGGATGTAGTTGGATTGAGGTTGGGAACAAAGTTCACACTTTCCTTGCTAGAGACAGGTCGCACCCTGAATGTGATAAAATTTACCAAAAGTTAGCTCAAATTACTGAAAAGTTGGAGAGGGAAGGAGGCTATGTTGCTCAAACCAAATTTGTTTTGCATAATGTAGGGGAAGAAGAGAAAGTTCATATGCTTTATGAGCATAGTGAAAGGCTGGCCATTGCATACGGCCTATTGAGCACTGCCAAGGGAACTCCAATTAGAATTACAAAAAATCTTAGAGTTTGTGGTGATTGTCATACATTCTGTAAGCTAGTTTCGAAACTATTTGTAAGAAAGCTGATTGTGAGGGACGCCAGTAGATTTCATCATTTTGAAGATGGAGCCTGCTTTTGTGGAGATTTTTGGTGA